A stretch of the Bacillus anthracis str. Vollum genome encodes the following:
- a CDS encoding rhodanese-like domain-containing protein yields MSTTWIILLAVIVAFIGYTVWMYFYQKKLITTLSEEEFRAGYRKAQLIDIREADEYTAGHILGARNIPLSQIRLRHKELRKDQPVYLYCQSGFRTGRAAQYLKKQGYKDFYQLQGGFKTWTGKIKKK; encoded by the coding sequence GTGTCAACAACTTGGATTATTTTATTAGCCGTAATCGTAGCGTTCATCGGTTACACTGTATGGATGTATTTCTATCAGAAAAAATTAATTACAACACTTTCAGAAGAAGAATTTCGCGCTGGCTACCGTAAAGCACAGCTTATCGATATTCGCGAAGCAGACGAATATACTGCAGGGCATATTTTAGGCGCACGTAACATTCCGTTATCACAAATTCGCCTTCGTCATAAAGAACTTCGTAAAGATCAACCAGTTTACTTATACTGTCAAAGTGGATTCCGTACTGGTCGTGCGGCTCAATACTTAAAGAAACAAGGCTACAAAGATTTCTACCAATTACAAGGTGGATTCAAAACGTGGACTGGAAAAATTAAAAAGAAATAA
- the mntR gene encoding transcriptional regulator MntR: MPTPSMEDYIEQIYLLIDEKGYARVSDIAEALSVHPSSVTKMVQKLDKDEYLIYEKYRGLVLTSKGKKIGERLVYRHELLEQFMRIIGVDESKIYNDVEGIEHHLSWEAIDRIGDLVQYFEQDEVRVETLRGVQKANEEKSN, encoded by the coding sequence ATGCCTACCCCTAGTATGGAAGATTATATTGAACAAATTTATTTGTTGATTGATGAAAAGGGTTATGCCCGCGTATCTGATATTGCTGAAGCGCTTAGTGTACATCCATCCTCTGTAACAAAAATGGTGCAAAAATTAGACAAAGATGAATATCTAATTTATGAAAAATATAGAGGGCTTGTATTAACATCAAAAGGTAAAAAAATTGGAGAACGTCTCGTATATCGTCATGAATTGTTAGAGCAATTTATGCGTATTATCGGTGTGGATGAAAGTAAGATTTACAATGATGTAGAAGGAATTGAACATCATTTAAGCTGGGAAGCAATTGATCGTATTGGTGACTTAGTGCAATACTTTGAACAAGATGAGGTTCGAGTGGAAACACTTCGTGGCGTTCAAAAAGCAAATGAAGAGAAAAGTAATTAA
- a CDS encoding ABC-2 transporter permease: protein MIKQLVLKDMMMQRKLGFVYLICFLFLFIVDFSSDSFLMTFSMFVPALGMILSMSYEGKNKSELIVNSLPFDRKDLVIGKYIFVSILVALGGCFSLVIGLIQLQNEHMTGFMLWGEILGGITGGFVCSIIVLPIEFSVGYSSAKQIAPFAGLALGYLSGLIVSNVWLDVENAWNTSLVVNVCFIAGLLLLYVMSMFFSIHLYNERDL, encoded by the coding sequence ATGATCAAGCAATTAGTTTTAAAAGATATGATGATGCAAAGAAAGTTAGGGTTTGTTTATCTTATATGTTTTTTGTTCCTGTTCATTGTTGATTTTAGTAGTGATAGTTTTTTGATGACATTTAGTATGTTTGTACCTGCTCTTGGCATGATACTGTCAATGAGTTATGAGGGGAAAAATAAAAGTGAACTGATAGTAAATAGTTTACCGTTTGACCGTAAAGATCTTGTCATAGGGAAATACATATTTGTAAGTATTTTAGTTGCTCTAGGTGGATGTTTCTCACTAGTGATTGGTTTAATACAGTTGCAAAATGAGCATATGACTGGATTTATGCTGTGGGGAGAAATTCTCGGAGGTATAACAGGTGGGTTTGTTTGTAGCATAATTGTACTTCCGATTGAATTCTCAGTAGGATATAGCAGTGCCAAACAAATTGCTCCGTTCGCCGGACTTGCATTGGGATATTTGAGTGGATTGATTGTAAGTAACGTTTGGTTAGATGTAGAAAATGCTTGGAACACGAGTCTAGTCGTAAATGTTTGTTTTATAGCAGGATTGCTTCTTTTATATGTTATGTCTATGTTTTTCTCAATTCATTTGTACAATGAGCGTGATTTATAA
- the splB gene encoding spore photoproduct lyase, with translation MKPFMPKLVYFEPKALEYPLGKELYEKFTKMGLEIRETTSHNQIRNLPGENDLQKYRNAKATLVVGVRKTLKFDTSKPSAEYAIPLATGCMGHCHYCYLQTTLGSKPYVRVYVNLDEIFEKAQQYMDERAPEITRFEAACTSDIVGIDHLTHALKRAIEFIGESEHGRLRFVTKYSHVDHLLDAKHNGKTRFRFSINSRYVIKNFEPGTSPFEERIEAARKVAGAGYPLGFIVAPLYMHEGWEEGYRELFERLYNALNDLSIPNLTFELIQHRFTKPAKKVIQERYPNTKLEMDEEKRKYKWGRYGIGKYVYKKDDAEVLEETIRGYIYEFFPDAEIQYFT, from the coding sequence ATGAAACCATTTATGCCAAAACTCGTTTACTTTGAACCGAAGGCACTTGAATATCCACTCGGAAAAGAGCTGTATGAGAAGTTTACGAAGATGGGACTAGAGATTCGTGAAACGACATCCCATAATCAAATTCGAAATTTGCCGGGTGAAAATGATTTGCAAAAGTATCGTAATGCAAAAGCAACGCTTGTCGTTGGGGTGAGGAAGACATTAAAGTTTGATACGTCAAAACCGTCAGCTGAATATGCAATTCCGCTTGCAACAGGATGTATGGGACATTGTCATTATTGTTACTTGCAAACGACACTTGGGAGTAAGCCTTACGTTCGCGTGTATGTGAATCTTGATGAAATATTTGAGAAGGCACAGCAATATATGGATGAAAGAGCACCTGAAATAACAAGGTTTGAAGCTGCTTGTACATCAGATATCGTTGGGATTGATCATTTAACACATGCATTAAAGCGCGCGATCGAATTCATTGGAGAAAGTGAGCATGGGCGTTTACGTTTCGTTACGAAATATTCGCACGTTGATCATTTATTAGATGCAAAACATAACGGGAAAACTCGTTTCAGGTTTAGTATTAATTCACGTTATGTAATTAAAAATTTTGAACCAGGGACATCACCGTTTGAAGAAAGAATTGAAGCGGCTCGTAAAGTAGCAGGCGCGGGTTATCCACTTGGATTTATAGTGGCGCCGCTTTATATGCATGAAGGATGGGAAGAAGGATATCGTGAACTATTTGAGCGATTGTACAATGCATTAAACGATTTGTCGATACCGAATTTAACATTTGAATTAATTCAACATCGCTTTACAAAGCCAGCAAAAAAGGTTATTCAAGAGCGTTATCCGAATACGAAGCTTGAAATGGATGAAGAGAAGCGTAAATATAAATGGGGACGATATGGCATTGGGAAATACGTATATAAAAAAGATGATGCGGAAGTATTGGAAGAAACGATAAGAGGTTATATATATGAGTTTTTTCCTGATGCAGAAATACAATACTTTACTTAA
- a CDS encoding ABC transporter ATP-binding protein, which yields MLELKNVCKSYEDFAVKNISFTLPRGYIMGFVGPNGAGKSTTIKMIMNLIKKDSGEIKIFGKDNKKAEKEIKQNIGFVYDENHYYEDLTCEQMKRIIAPLYKKWDEEQYQSYMHRLQVPKYKKIKELSKGMKMKFAIAIALSHHAEFIIMDEPTAGLDPVVRSELLDMLQEIVMEDEVSVLFSTHITTDLERIADYITFINDGEIIFTGEKDDLMENYVIVKGSNDLLDREGKELFVGLRKNKFGFEGLAKDKQTIIDWFGNEVVLEKPTLDEIIVYTAKGRGAYASARI from the coding sequence ATGTTAGAGCTAAAAAACGTTTGTAAAAGTTATGAAGATTTTGCAGTGAAAAATATAAGTTTTACGTTACCACGCGGATATATTATGGGATTTGTCGGACCGAATGGGGCCGGGAAAAGTACGACAATCAAAATGATTATGAATTTAATTAAAAAAGATAGCGGCGAAATAAAAATTTTTGGCAAGGACAATAAGAAAGCCGAAAAGGAAATAAAACAAAATATCGGCTTTGTATACGATGAAAATCATTATTACGAAGATTTAACGTGCGAACAAATGAAACGTATTATTGCACCGTTATATAAAAAGTGGGATGAAGAGCAGTATCAATCGTATATGCATAGATTGCAAGTTCCAAAGTATAAAAAAATTAAAGAACTATCAAAAGGGATGAAAATGAAATTTGCGATTGCCATCGCGCTCTCGCACCACGCAGAGTTTATCATCATGGATGAACCAACAGCAGGATTAGATCCAGTTGTTCGAAGTGAATTGCTTGATATGTTGCAAGAGATTGTAATGGAAGATGAAGTATCTGTATTATTCTCAACTCATATTACAACAGACTTAGAGCGCATCGCAGATTATATTACGTTCATCAATGATGGAGAAATTATATTTACTGGTGAAAAAGACGACTTAATGGAGAACTACGTAATCGTAAAAGGAAGTAATGATTTATTAGACCGAGAAGGAAAAGAACTATTTGTTGGATTACGAAAAAATAAATTTGGTTTTGAAGGTTTAGCGAAGGATAAACAAACAATTATCGACTGGTTTGGAAATGAGGTTGTACTAGAAAAGCCTACATTGGACGAGATCATCGTTTACACCGCGAAAGGAAGAGGTGCCTATGCGTCAGCTCGTATATAA
- a CDS encoding DUF3929 family protein, with product MVYHLENGETIKDVKEFCYRDQGKVLERVAHRVMDNREVTAIDKQGTIISIACEDIVKVELDYITES from the coding sequence ATGGTATACCATTTAGAAAATGGAGAAACAATTAAAGATGTAAAAGAATTTTGTTACCGAGATCAAGGAAAAGTACTAGAAAGAGTAGCGCATCGTGTAATGGATAATAGAGAAGTGACGGCAATTGATAAGCAAGGAACGATCATTTCAATAGCATGTGAGGACATTGTAAAGGTGGAACTTGATTACATAACAGAAAGTTAA
- a CDS encoding TetR/AcrR family transcriptional regulator, whose translation MKMTANRIKAVALSHFARYGYEGTSLANIAQEVGIKKPSIYAHFKGKEELYFICLESALQKDLQSFTDDIENFSNSSTEELLLQLLKGYAKRFGESEESMFWLRTSYFPPDAFREQIIEKANAHIENVGKLLFPIFKQANEKSELHNIEVKDALEAFLCLLDGLMVELLFAGLNRFETRLNASWQVFWRGLSN comes from the coding sequence ATGAAAATGACAGCAAACCGCATTAAAGCTGTAGCACTTTCTCATTTCGCACGCTACGGCTACGAAGGAACTTCATTAGCAAATATTGCTCAAGAAGTTGGGATTAAAAAACCATCGATTTACGCACACTTTAAAGGAAAAGAAGAGCTATATTTTATATGCTTAGAATCCGCTCTTCAAAAAGATTTACAAAGCTTCACAGACGATATCGAAAATTTTTCAAATTCGTCTACTGAAGAATTGCTCTTACAGTTACTAAAGGGCTACGCAAAACGATTTGGTGAAAGTGAAGAATCAATGTTTTGGTTACGAACTTCTTATTTTCCACCTGATGCATTTCGCGAACAAATTATCGAAAAAGCAAATGCACACATTGAAAACGTTGGAAAACTTTTATTCCCTATATTTAAACAGGCAAACGAGAAAAGTGAACTGCATAACATTGAAGTAAAAGACGCTCTAGAAGCTTTCCTATGCTTACTAGACGGACTTATGGTTGAGCTACTATTCGCAGGTTTAAATCGCTTTGAGACTCGTTTAAACGCCTCTTGGCAAGTATTTTGGCGAGGCCTTTCAAACTGA
- a CDS encoding GntR family transcriptional regulator, with protein sequence MNIIISNSSQDPIYVQIRKQLSQLILNGGLKGGDQLPSIRNLAKELQISVITTKRAYEELEKEGYIETVAGKGTYVSRKNNELLKEQRLRLLESKAEEIVNESKALQLSLEDLQQMIACLYEGE encoded by the coding sequence ATGAATATTATTATTTCGAATTCTTCCCAAGACCCTATTTATGTGCAAATAAGAAAACAATTAAGCCAGCTTATTTTAAATGGTGGTTTAAAGGGTGGAGACCAATTACCGTCTATTCGCAATTTAGCGAAGGAATTGCAAATTAGTGTAATTACAACGAAGCGTGCGTACGAGGAGCTTGAAAAAGAAGGATATATAGAAACTGTCGCTGGGAAGGGGACTTATGTTTCACGTAAAAATAATGAACTATTAAAAGAACAGCGGCTTCGCCTATTGGAAAGTAAAGCGGAAGAGATTGTGAATGAAAGTAAAGCGTTGCAGCTTTCACTTGAAGATTTACAGCAGATGATAGCGTGTTTATATGAGGGGGAATAA
- a CDS encoding DMT family transporter — MAWIYVILAGIIEIFWVIGLKHAEAPLEWAGVALLITISFVLLFRAYKDLPVGTVYAVFTGIGAGGIVLTEIFIFGEPFSIVKVLLIGLIFFGVIGLKRVTEEKEAKEAA; from the coding sequence ATGGCATGGATTTATGTAATCTTAGCTGGTATTATTGAAATCTTTTGGGTAATTGGATTAAAACACGCGGAGGCTCCACTTGAATGGGCTGGTGTTGCATTATTAATTACAATTAGTTTCGTCTTATTATTTAGAGCTTATAAAGATTTACCTGTTGGTACTGTATACGCAGTCTTCACTGGAATTGGAGCTGGTGGAATCGTTCTTACAGAAATTTTCATTTTCGGAGAGCCATTCTCTATCGTAAAAGTATTATTAATTGGTTTAATCTTCTTCGGCGTAATTGGTTTAAAACGAGTAACAGAAGAAAAAGAAGCGAAGGAGGCCGCATAA
- a CDS encoding ABC-2 transporter permease encodes MVKQLILKDFIIQWKFLIWYILYPVFFYMALTDTENLFIIMSVIITVGATVKTFEADSKNESEVIVNSLPILKKHIVFAKYIVAIIILFISVTVGCFTMGMKNGVNLFEFIETTMVASISFILVYLSFVLPISFWLAYKKTIFIAIFILIAPMAVSSIFFGINLEQIQLYNSLLFISSICMFIASVFVSVKLYEKREF; translated from the coding sequence ATTGTGAAGCAACTAATTTTAAAAGATTTCATCATTCAATGGAAGTTTTTAATTTGGTACATACTGTATCCTGTTTTCTTTTATATGGCCTTAACAGATACGGAAAATCTGTTCATAATTATGTCCGTAATTATTACAGTTGGAGCAACGGTAAAAACATTTGAAGCAGATAGTAAAAATGAGAGTGAAGTTATAGTAAATAGTTTACCAATATTGAAAAAACATATTGTATTTGCAAAATATATAGTAGCAATTATTATTCTTTTTATAAGTGTAACGGTCGGTTGTTTTACGATGGGAATGAAGAATGGGGTTAACCTATTTGAATTTATTGAAACGACAATGGTTGCTAGTATTAGCTTTATTTTAGTTTATTTAAGCTTTGTTTTACCGATATCGTTTTGGTTGGCCTATAAAAAAACTATTTTTATTGCGATTTTTATACTAATAGCACCTATGGCCGTTTCTTCTATTTTCTTTGGAATCAACCTAGAACAAATTCAACTATACAACAGCTTGTTATTCATTAGTTCAATATGCATGTTCATAGCATCTGTCTTTGTTTCAGTGAAATTGTATGAGAAGAGAGAATTTTAA
- a CDS encoding HAD family hydrolase: protein MKAIIFDFDGLIVDTETIWFHSFRDAVREYGGDLPLEEFAKCIGTTDDVLYEYLNEQLKEKFDKYALKEKVKNLHKEKMKIPEARDGVKEYLEEAKEMGLKIALASSSSREWVIPFLEELQIRDYFEVIKTREDVEKVKPDPALYRVAIEDLGIDSSEAVAFEDSLNGLKAAIAAGLTCVVVPNDVTRNLPFENHHLRIESMKDKSLKEVMQNIKKDRIY, encoded by the coding sequence ATGAAAGCAATTATTTTTGATTTTGATGGATTAATTGTGGATACAGAAACAATATGGTTTCACTCTTTCAGAGACGCCGTTCGTGAGTACGGTGGAGATTTACCTTTAGAGGAATTTGCAAAATGTATTGGAACGACAGACGATGTACTGTATGAATATTTAAATGAGCAGTTAAAAGAGAAGTTTGATAAGTATGCATTAAAAGAAAAAGTGAAAAATTTACATAAAGAGAAAATGAAAATACCAGAAGCTCGTGACGGGGTAAAAGAATACTTAGAAGAAGCGAAAGAAATGGGATTAAAAATCGCATTAGCTTCCAGTTCCTCTAGAGAATGGGTTATTCCTTTTTTGGAAGAACTACAAATTCGAGATTATTTTGAAGTCATTAAAACGAGAGAAGATGTTGAGAAGGTAAAACCAGATCCAGCACTTTACCGAGTAGCAATAGAAGATTTAGGAATAGATTCGTCTGAAGCCGTTGCATTTGAAGACTCGTTAAATGGATTGAAAGCAGCGATTGCAGCGGGATTAACGTGCGTTGTTGTACCGAATGATGTGACACGTAATTTACCATTTGAAAATCATCACCTTCGAATTGAAAGTATGAAAGATAAAAGTTTGAAAGAAGTAATGCAAAATATAAAGAAAGACCGTATCTACTAA
- a CDS encoding LacI family DNA-binding transcriptional regulator, which produces MANIKQIAKTAGVSISTVSRVLNNHPYVKEEKRKRVLDAVEELNYAKNINAIHLIKGKTYTIGVMLPFINLPYFSTIIEGIGNEALAAGYHINLCQTNYDSIEEIRVLEMMKMKQFDGMIICSRTSSWEQIEPFAKFAPIISCEKMNHPLISSVYVDHYEGFRLGTAYLLKKGHEKIGICLARKTSANSMEREKAFADTLRKEGKTLHPEWIFHQCYTMQDGAQLLHRIVNMKNRPTAIFTANDQVAAGLVTEARKQGLRVPEDLAILGFDNHEISKALEISTIEHPGLAMGSHAFSLFHKQMQSEQIIGNAKELSFHLIERDTV; this is translated from the coding sequence ATGGCCAATATAAAACAAATTGCAAAAACCGCTGGTGTATCCATATCAACTGTTTCTCGTGTCCTGAATAATCACCCTTACGTAAAAGAAGAAAAACGTAAGCGTGTTCTAGATGCTGTTGAAGAATTGAACTATGCCAAAAATATAAATGCTATTCATTTAATAAAGGGCAAAACATATACGATCGGTGTTATGCTCCCTTTCATTAACCTTCCATACTTCAGTACCATTATTGAAGGAATCGGTAACGAAGCGTTAGCAGCTGGCTATCACATTAATTTATGTCAAACGAATTACGATAGTATTGAAGAAATTCGTGTTCTGGAAATGATGAAAATGAAACAATTCGACGGGATGATTATTTGCTCTCGAACAAGTTCATGGGAACAAATTGAACCTTTCGCAAAATTTGCTCCTATTATTTCATGCGAAAAAATGAACCACCCTCTCATTTCATCCGTCTACGTAGATCATTATGAAGGATTCCGTCTCGGCACCGCCTATTTACTCAAGAAAGGCCATGAAAAAATCGGAATTTGTTTAGCAAGAAAAACGAGCGCAAATTCTATGGAGCGCGAAAAGGCGTTTGCTGATACACTTCGTAAGGAGGGCAAAACGTTACATCCCGAATGGATTTTTCATCAATGCTATACAATGCAAGACGGTGCACAATTACTCCATCGTATTGTAAATATGAAAAATCGTCCAACCGCTATTTTTACAGCAAACGATCAAGTTGCAGCAGGTTTAGTAACAGAAGCTCGAAAACAAGGCCTTCGAGTACCCGAAGACCTTGCTATCCTCGGATTTGATAATCATGAAATTTCAAAGGCGTTAGAAATTTCAACAATTGAACATCCCGGTCTCGCAATGGGCTCACATGCGTTTTCTTTATTCCATAAACAAATGCAAAGTGAGCAAATTATCGGGAACGCAAAAGAACTTTCATTCCATTTAATTGAGCGAGATACTGTCTAA
- a CDS encoding lipoate--protein ligase family protein gives MGKEKWCYINSGQCSPAFNMALDECLLNWQSEKKMPPTIRFYEWEVPTLTVGYFQRVEKDINMDVVNEKKYGFVRRQTGGRGVLHDKELTYSVIVSEDHPNMPKTVTEAYRVISQGLLDGFKALGLEAYYAVPKTEADRENLKNPRSGVCFDAPSWYEIVVEGRKIAGSAQTRQKGVILQHGSIPLEIDLDELYDLFLFPNERVKERMKSMFASKAVAINELTDRTFTIEQLIKAFEVGFEKGLDVELVPYELTEEQLHEVQTLAKEKYESKEWNYKK, from the coding sequence ATGGGAAAAGAAAAATGGTGTTATATTAACTCTGGTCAATGTTCACCGGCATTTAATATGGCGTTAGATGAATGTTTATTAAATTGGCAAAGTGAAAAGAAAATGCCACCAACTATTCGTTTTTACGAATGGGAAGTACCAACATTAACAGTCGGGTATTTCCAGCGTGTTGAAAAAGATATTAATATGGATGTAGTTAACGAAAAGAAATATGGATTCGTTCGTCGTCAAACAGGCGGCAGGGGTGTATTACATGATAAAGAATTAACGTATAGTGTTATTGTGTCTGAAGATCATCCGAATATGCCAAAAACAGTTACAGAAGCGTATCGTGTTATTTCGCAAGGTTTACTAGATGGTTTTAAAGCATTAGGGTTAGAAGCGTATTATGCAGTTCCAAAAACAGAAGCAGATCGTGAAAATTTAAAAAATCCACGCTCAGGCGTATGTTTTGATGCACCGTCTTGGTATGAAATTGTAGTAGAAGGAAGAAAAATCGCAGGTAGTGCGCAAACACGTCAAAAAGGTGTTATTTTGCAGCATGGATCGATTCCGTTAGAAATAGATTTAGATGAGTTATATGATCTGTTTTTATTCCCGAATGAGCGTGTAAAAGAACGTATGAAGAGTATGTTCGCTTCTAAAGCGGTAGCAATTAATGAATTAACAGACCGTACGTTTACAATCGAGCAGTTAATTAAAGCGTTTGAGGTTGGGTTTGAAAAAGGATTAGATGTAGAGCTTGTTCCGTATGAATTAACAGAAGAACAATTACATGAAGTGCAAACATTAGCAAAAGAAAAGTATGAAAGTAAAGAATGGAATTATAAAAAATAA
- a CDS encoding ABC-2 transporter permease: protein MRQLVYKDLFFFRVTWLVNFVMPLLLFMLDPSGEELFPMSCLFITLSSVMTLIFMDERNKSDIVINSLPVSRKDIVIARYISCAIFIVGGMLSTMLVVFLIRGIVVIGDIGAYHPNLYIEIPWYEVINGAIYALFFVVILFPSYYGTKSKIVRSIVSAASMGVGVIFWMFISDGLNETAPSFIEWIMNPLHIGVFIIGGIILASVYIVSMLLTIKIYETRDL, encoded by the coding sequence ATGCGTCAGCTCGTATATAAAGATTTGTTCTTTTTTCGGGTAACGTGGTTAGTGAATTTTGTTATGCCACTTTTGTTATTTATGTTAGATCCAAGTGGTGAAGAGTTATTTCCGATGAGTTGTCTATTTATAACACTTTCCTCGGTTATGACGTTAATCTTTATGGATGAAAGGAATAAAAGTGACATTGTTATAAATAGTTTACCGGTAAGTCGAAAGGATATCGTCATTGCTAGATATATTTCCTGTGCAATATTTATTGTAGGTGGCATGCTTTCTACGATGTTAGTTGTTTTTCTTATAAGAGGTATTGTGGTCATTGGTGATATTGGTGCCTATCATCCTAATCTATACATTGAAATTCCATGGTATGAAGTAATAAATGGAGCTATTTACGCCTTGTTTTTTGTTGTGATACTTTTCCCTAGTTATTACGGTACAAAATCGAAGATAGTAAGAAGTATAGTATCAGCAGCATCAATGGGAGTAGGTGTAATTTTTTGGATGTTTATTAGTGATGGGCTGAATGAAACAGCACCTTCATTCATTGAGTGGATTATGAATCCGCTGCATATTGGTGTATTTATAATTGGAGGAATTATATTAGCTAGTGTCTATATCGTTTCTATGCTTCTTACAATTAAAATTTATGAAACGCGTGATTTATAG
- a CDS encoding DMT family transporter — MAWVFLILAGICEIIGVLFMKVATEKKGWAPKVILIANFGVSFFFLSLAMNTLPMGTAYAIWTGIGTAGSALLGILIFRESADWRRLAFLSCILCGAVGLKLLS; from the coding sequence ATGGCTTGGGTATTTTTAATTCTAGCTGGTATTTGTGAAATTATTGGTGTACTCTTTATGAAAGTAGCCACTGAAAAGAAAGGCTGGGCACCAAAAGTTATTTTAATCGCTAACTTCGGCGTAAGCTTCTTCTTCTTATCCCTTGCGATGAACACATTACCGATGGGAACTGCTTACGCGATTTGGACTGGAATCGGAACTGCCGGAAGTGCACTTCTAGGCATCCTTATTTTCCGCGAATCAGCGGATTGGCGTCGTCTTGCTTTCTTAAGCTGCATTCTATGCGGCGCTGTTGGCTTAAAACTATTAAGCTAA
- a CDS encoding ABC-2 transporter permease, which yields MQQLILKEFFLQKKMFPFYFLIPILSIFKNSVEPMGIAIGLFITCSTIIYISFYYDEKSKAEKVLVSLPITRKEIIIAKYISSTLLIMAGLSVTFIVVILGNILLDRDIVMPGYAVFSAIVATLIYCVVTIPTNYIGGYKVITVLNLIMLFPLIGMIGLMCNIFGDKTIMLKVLHSQEATQAMGVLGIGVLVSIFISMFLSMKMFQQAEL from the coding sequence ATGCAACAGTTGATTTTGAAGGAGTTTTTTTTACAGAAGAAGATGTTTCCTTTTTATTTTTTAATCCCTATTTTATCTATTTTTAAGAATTCCGTCGAACCAATGGGGATTGCAATAGGATTATTTATAACATGTAGTACGATTATATATATTTCTTTTTATTATGACGAGAAAAGTAAAGCGGAAAAAGTATTAGTGAGTTTACCTATAACGAGAAAAGAGATAATTATAGCTAAATATATTTCAAGCACATTACTTATTATGGCTGGTTTAAGTGTAACTTTTATAGTCGTAATATTAGGAAATATTTTATTGGACAGGGATATAGTCATGCCTGGATATGCAGTGTTTTCAGCGATAGTAGCAACTTTGATTTATTGTGTAGTAACGATACCGACTAATTACATTGGGGGATATAAAGTTATTACAGTCTTGAATTTGATTATGCTGTTTCCTTTAATAGGTATGATTGGTCTTATGTGCAATATTTTTGGTGATAAAACAATTATGTTAAAAGTACTTCACTCTCAAGAGGCTACACAAGCAATGGGTGTTCTTGGTATTGGAGTATTAGTGAGTATATTCATATCAATGTTCCTCTCAATGAAAATGTTTCAGCAGGCAGAGTTATAG
- a CDS encoding DUF3975 family protein, protein MWKEKGKQLLAWITLGIVILLQISFHIIEWLFHKVVSILTFLPNMTLEMISIVWSIIASIAIVIIWSIAKLWNKLFKKDSSSEQE, encoded by the coding sequence ATGTGGAAAGAAAAAGGGAAGCAACTGTTAGCATGGATCACGCTTGGTATCGTCATTCTACTGCAAATTAGTTTTCATATAATAGAATGGTTGTTTCATAAAGTAGTATCCATTCTCACATTCCTTCCTAACATGACACTTGAAATGATATCAATCGTTTGGTCCATTATTGCCTCCATTGCAATCGTCATTATATGGAGTATCGCCAAGCTATGGAATAAGTTATTTAAAAAGGACAGTTCTTCTGAACAAGAGTAA